In one window of Hyalangium ruber DNA:
- a CDS encoding DEAD/DEAH box helicase family protein: MATELHFDCGTLVAPTLPDDARLRALFQKDGRTGVYRAAAWRYREAVLRLRELGEPYEDRAKRFEPLEVGLTVPIEPFPHQREALEAWKQAGSRGLVELPTGAGKTLLAVLAIAQVKRPTLVVVPTLDLMAQWQTVLSKHLGMAVGLLGGGVNDRQPMTVTTYDSAAMQTEFHGNRFGLLICDECHHLPAPSYRFIAEGSLAPYRLGLSATLERTDGGERIAEELLGPRVYRAEIRELQGRYLAPYEVKRIEVPLPPEEKTRYDEARARYLGFVRKNGIALASPEGWARFLAQSQRSDEGRAAYRAYREQKRIALTSTAKLDVLWHILLEHRNDRVLVFTDDNETVYTLARRLLLPVITHHTPVPERKVLLAAFASGELPVLLTSRVLNEGVDVPDARVGVVLSGSGSVREHVQRLGRILRQRPGKRALLYEVCSAQTAESGISERRRQHQAYQEEEPC, from the coding sequence ATGGCGACGGAGCTCCACTTCGACTGCGGCACCCTGGTCGCGCCGACACTTCCGGATGATGCGCGGCTGCGAGCGCTTTTCCAGAAAGACGGCCGGACGGGAGTGTATCGCGCCGCGGCATGGCGCTACCGGGAGGCGGTGCTTCGGCTGAGGGAGCTGGGCGAGCCCTACGAGGACCGGGCGAAGCGCTTCGAGCCGTTGGAGGTAGGGCTCACGGTGCCCATCGAGCCGTTTCCGCACCAGCGCGAGGCGCTGGAAGCCTGGAAGCAGGCCGGGAGCCGGGGGTTGGTGGAGCTGCCCACGGGGGCGGGGAAGACGCTGCTGGCGGTGCTGGCGATCGCGCAGGTGAAGCGGCCGACGCTGGTGGTGGTGCCGACGCTGGACCTGATGGCGCAGTGGCAGACGGTGCTGTCGAAGCACCTGGGGATGGCGGTGGGGTTGCTGGGAGGCGGGGTGAACGACCGACAGCCCATGACGGTGACGACGTACGACTCGGCGGCGATGCAGACGGAGTTCCACGGCAACCGGTTCGGGCTGCTCATCTGCGACGAGTGCCACCACCTGCCGGCGCCCAGCTACCGGTTCATCGCGGAGGGCTCGCTGGCGCCGTACCGACTGGGGCTGTCGGCGACGCTGGAGCGCACGGACGGCGGGGAGCGCATCGCCGAGGAACTGCTGGGGCCACGAGTATATCGAGCGGAGATCCGCGAGCTGCAGGGGCGCTACCTGGCGCCCTACGAAGTCAAACGCATCGAGGTGCCGCTGCCGCCCGAGGAGAAGACGCGGTACGACGAGGCGCGAGCCCGCTACCTGGGCTTCGTGCGCAAGAACGGCATCGCGTTGGCGTCACCGGAGGGCTGGGCGCGCTTCCTGGCACAGAGCCAGCGCAGCGACGAGGGGCGCGCGGCGTATCGGGCCTACCGCGAGCAGAAGCGCATCGCGCTGACGTCGACAGCGAAGCTGGACGTGCTGTGGCACATCCTCCTGGAGCACCGGAACGACCGGGTGCTGGTCTTCACGGACGACAACGAGACGGTCTACACGCTGGCGCGGAGGCTGCTGCTACCGGTCATCACGCACCACACGCCGGTGCCCGAGCGAAAGGTGCTGCTGGCGGCGTTCGCCAGCGGAGAGCTGCCGGTGCTGCTCACCTCACGAGTGCTCAACGAGGGGGTGGACGTTCCGGACGCGCGCGTGGGAGTGGTCCTCAGCGGGAGCGGCAGCGTGCGCGAGCACGTGCAGCGACTGGGGCGCATCCTCCGCCAGCGCCCGGGCAAGCGCGCGCTGCTGTACGAGGTGTGCTCGGCACAGACAGCGGAGAGCGGCATCAGCGAGCGCCGGCGGCAGCACCAGGCCTACCAGGAGGAGGAGCCGTGCTGA
- the rmuC gene encoding DNA recombination protein RmuC codes for MNHATRLVRMEGEAERATLAERLRGREVEVQELRRALDVERSRTRQLQEACTGLEVRLSSQLAASAEERRAMEEKLELLTDARDELAQSFKALSSDALRMNSQAFLELAQLQLSRFQEGARADLTQREKSIADLVRPLRESLEKVDVQVGQLEQARAQAYGSLAQQLQSLASTQESLRAETASLVGALRAPTVRGRWGEIQLRRVVEMAGMVECCDFVQQETVTSERGRLRPDMVVRLPGNKSVVVDSKAPLQAYLEALEARDDATRLAKLREHAAQTRAHLKALGDKAYWEQFPSAPEFVVMFLPGETFFSAALEQDPALIEAGVDRQVILATPTTLIALLRAVAYGWRQENVARNAQEIRELGRALYDRIRTLARHFADLGRNLDRAVDAYNTTVGSLEVRVLPGARRFKEMGAAAGEDIPGLPTLDMAVRPLRAPELDPLLAEQPGLPES; via the coding sequence TTGAACCATGCGACCCGCCTGGTCCGGATGGAAGGGGAGGCCGAGCGTGCCACCCTCGCCGAGCGTCTCCGGGGTCGGGAGGTGGAGGTTCAGGAGCTGCGCCGTGCGTTGGACGTCGAGCGCTCGCGTACCCGTCAGCTCCAGGAGGCATGCACCGGGCTGGAGGTGCGGCTGTCCTCACAGCTCGCCGCCTCCGCCGAGGAGCGCCGCGCCATGGAGGAGAAGCTGGAGCTGCTCACCGACGCTCGGGATGAGCTGGCCCAGTCCTTCAAGGCCCTGTCCTCGGATGCGCTGCGGATGAACAGCCAGGCCTTCCTGGAGCTGGCTCAGCTTCAGCTCTCCCGTTTCCAGGAGGGCGCCCGCGCCGACCTGACCCAGCGTGAGAAGTCCATCGCCGACCTGGTGCGGCCCCTGCGCGAGTCGCTGGAGAAGGTGGACGTTCAGGTCGGGCAGCTCGAGCAGGCCCGCGCCCAGGCCTATGGCAGCCTCGCGCAGCAGCTCCAGTCGCTCGCCTCCACCCAGGAGTCCCTGCGCGCGGAGACCGCCAGCCTCGTGGGCGCCCTGCGCGCTCCCACCGTGCGCGGGCGCTGGGGAGAGATTCAGCTCCGACGCGTCGTCGAGATGGCCGGCATGGTGGAGTGCTGCGACTTCGTCCAGCAGGAGACCGTCACCAGCGAGCGTGGGCGCCTGCGGCCCGACATGGTGGTGCGCCTGCCCGGAAACAAGAGCGTGGTGGTGGACTCCAAGGCGCCCCTTCAGGCGTACCTCGAGGCCCTGGAGGCGCGCGACGACGCCACGCGGCTCGCCAAGCTCCGGGAGCATGCCGCCCAGACGCGCGCCCACCTCAAGGCCCTGGGCGACAAGGCCTACTGGGAGCAGTTCCCCTCCGCCCCCGAGTTCGTGGTGATGTTCCTACCCGGAGAGACGTTCTTCAGCGCCGCGCTGGAGCAGGACCCCGCTCTCATCGAGGCTGGTGTGGACCGGCAGGTCATCCTCGCTACCCCCACCACCCTCATCGCCTTGCTGCGTGCCGTGGCCTATGGGTGGCGCCAGGAGAACGTCGCGCGCAATGCCCAGGAGATTCGCGAGCTGGGCCGCGCGCTGTACGACCGCATTCGCACGCTCGCCCGCCACTTCGCGGACCTGGGCAGGAATCTGGACCGCGCCGTGGATGCCTACAACACCACCGTGGGCTCCCTGGAGGTGAGGGTGCTGCCCGGCGCTCGGCGCTTCAAGGAGATGGGCGCGGCTGCTGGCGAGGACATTCCCGGCCTGCCCACCCTGGACATGGCCGTCCGCCCCCTGCGGGCTCCAGAGCTGGACCCTCTCCTCGCCGAGCAGCCAGGGCTGCCCGAGAGCTGA
- a CDS encoding response regulator: MRRVLVVSPHPASRALLQRFLAEPEVSVSTAKDADAALSSIALTPPAVVVVDLRRPDEDHPLFLALLRKRHPTQPVIALVPGSLRVFDGSHERVHDVRSLRAESAEGLHQMLSTLKEALDLVLAQHFMRIFRSPVGQA; encoded by the coding sequence ATGCGCCGCGTCCTCGTCGTCAGCCCACACCCCGCCTCCCGGGCGCTGCTCCAGCGCTTCCTCGCGGAGCCCGAGGTGTCCGTCTCCACCGCCAAGGACGCGGATGCGGCGCTCTCGTCCATTGCCCTCACGCCCCCCGCCGTCGTCGTGGTCGATCTTCGCCGGCCCGATGAGGACCACCCGCTCTTCCTCGCCCTGCTGCGTAAGCGCCATCCGACCCAGCCCGTCATCGCCCTCGTGCCCGGCAGCCTGCGCGTCTTCGACGGCTCCCACGAGCGGGTGCATGACGTGCGGTCCCTTCGCGCCGAGTCCGCCGAGGGGCTGCACCAGATGCTCAGCACGCTGAAGGAAGCTCTGGACCTGGTGCTCGCTCAGCACTTCATGCGCATCTTCCGGTCTCCGGTGGGCCAGGCCTGA
- a CDS encoding Ig domain-containing protein has product MSARARVLGLLLLGVLSWAACRFEPDLTRFEACADDGSCATGYTCLSEMRRCLPDCGAQGPCWTDIPPEVPPDAGEDGGESLDAGPDAGPDAGPPDAGPDAGPDAGEPLVLLTETLPPAEETVPYAQELRARGGTPPYLFRATQALPAGLSLSGGVLQGTPPGVGLFSVAVEVEDQATPPARQSRTLELKVRPLLRVAGPRALVDAYINAAYTEQLSATGGTPPYRFEIESGRLPTGLSLDMDGGVRGSTSESGDRNFRVKVTDSDSVPQSTSRDLVLSATSTPLLMRIATKAPPDARVGTRYHYAMKVSGGAAATWQLTAGTTPEGIGFEASTGVLVGTPTTPGVSSFTIRATDGLLGTDERTFTLTVY; this is encoded by the coding sequence ATGAGCGCGCGCGCCAGGGTGCTGGGCCTCCTCCTCCTGGGGGTGCTGAGCTGGGCGGCCTGCCGCTTCGAGCCGGACCTCACCCGCTTCGAGGCCTGCGCCGACGATGGCAGCTGCGCCACGGGCTACACCTGCCTGTCGGAGATGCGGCGCTGCCTGCCGGACTGCGGCGCCCAGGGCCCCTGCTGGACGGATATTCCTCCCGAGGTGCCGCCCGACGCCGGGGAGGACGGTGGCGAGAGCCTGGACGCGGGCCCCGACGCGGGGCCGGACGCGGGGCCCCCGGACGCCGGGCCCGATGCGGGTCCAGATGCGGGTGAACCGCTCGTGCTGCTGACCGAGACCCTCCCCCCGGCCGAGGAGACCGTGCCCTACGCGCAGGAACTGCGGGCGCGCGGCGGAACGCCTCCCTATCTCTTCCGTGCCACGCAGGCGCTCCCGGCGGGCCTCTCCCTCAGCGGCGGTGTCCTCCAGGGCACGCCCCCCGGAGTCGGGCTGTTCTCCGTCGCCGTGGAGGTGGAGGACCAGGCCACGCCGCCCGCGCGGCAGAGCAGAACCTTGGAGCTGAAGGTACGGCCCCTGCTGCGCGTCGCCGGGCCGAGGGCGCTCGTGGATGCGTACATCAACGCGGCCTACACGGAGCAGCTCTCCGCCACGGGAGGCACCCCACCGTACCGCTTCGAGATTGAATCTGGCCGGTTGCCGACAGGCCTGTCGCTCGACATGGACGGGGGCGTGCGCGGCTCCACCTCGGAGAGTGGAGACCGAAACTTCCGAGTGAAGGTCACCGACTCGGATTCGGTTCCCCAGAGCACGAGCCGGGACCTGGTGCTCTCCGCCACCTCGACGCCGCTGCTCATGCGGATCGCCACGAAGGCGCCGCCGGATGCGCGCGTGGGAACGCGGTACCACTACGCCATGAAGGTCTCGGGAGGCGCCGCGGCCACGTGGCAGCTCACCGCGGGCACTACGCCCGAGGGCATTGGCTTCGAAGCGTCGACGGGAGTGCTGGTGGGGACCCCGACCACGCCGGGAGTCTCGAGCTTCACGATCAGGGCGACGGACGGTCTGCTGGGGACCGACGAGCGCACCTTCACGCTCACGGTCTACTGA